One genomic region from Saccharomyces cerevisiae S288C chromosome XI, complete sequence encodes:
- a CDS encoding phosphatidylinositol/phosphatidylcholine-binding protein (Putative phosphatidylinositol/phosphatidylcholine transfer protein; possibly involved in lipid metabolism; localizes to the nucleus; contains a CRAL/TRIO domain and binds several lipids in a large-scale study; YKL091C has a paralog, SEC14, that arose from the whole genome duplication) encodes MTTSILDTYPQICSPNALPGTPGNLTKEQEEALLQFRSILLEKNYKERLDDSTLLRFLRARKFDINASVEMFVETERWREEYGANTIIEDYENNKEAEDKERIKLAKMYPQYYHHVDKDGRPLYFEELGGINLKKMYKITTEKQMLRNLVKEYELFATYRVPACSRRAGYLIETSCTVLDLKGISLSNAYHVLSYIKDVADISQNYYPERMGKFYIIHSPFGFSTMFKMVKPFLDPVTVSKIFILGSSYKKELLKQIPIENLPVKYGGTSVLHNPNDKFYYSDIGPWRDPRYIGPEGEIPNIFGKFTVTS; translated from the coding sequence ATGACAACCAGCATACTCGATACTTATCCTCAAATATGCTCCCCCAATGCTTTGCCAGGTACTCCCGGCAATTTGACTAAGGAGCAAGAGGAAGCGCTTTTGCAATTTAGGTCAATCTTGTTAGAAAAGAATTACAAAGAAAGGCTGGATGATTCTACGCTATTGCGATTTCTACGGGCAAGGAAATTTGATATCAATGCTAGCGTTGAGATGTTTGTAGAAACTGAACGATGGAGGGAAGAATACGGTGCCAACACTATTATCGAGGATTATGAAAACAACAAGGAAGCCgaagacaaagaaagaatcAAATTGGCCAAAATGTACCCTCAGTATTACCATCACGTTGATAAGGATGGGAGACCATTGTACTTCGAAGAACTAGGAGGAATTAacttaaagaaaatgtacAAGATCACTACCGAAAAACAGATGCTAAGAAACTTAGTCAAGGAGTACGAATTATTTGCCACGTACCGGGTCCCAGCGTGTTCGAGAAGAGCTGGCTACCTTATTGAAACTTCGTGCACTGTGCTGGACTTGAAGGGTATCTCACTTTCTAATGCTTATCATGTGCTTTCCTATATTAAAGATGTTGCAGATATCAGTCAAAATTATTATCCTGAAAGAATGGGTAAGTTTTATATTATACACAGTCCATTTGGTTTCTCGACGATGTTCAAGATGGTTAAACCCTTCTTGGATCCAGTAACCGTGTCAAAAATCTTTATTCTTGGCTCTTCTTATAAAAAGGAATTATTAAAACAAATTCCAATCGAGAACTTGCCTGTTAAATATGGTGGTACATCTGTCTTGCACAACCCTAATGATAAGTTCTACTATTCCGATATTGGTCCCTGGAGAGACCCTAGATACATCGGACCAGAAGGTGAAATTCCCAACATTTTTGGTAAATTTACTGTTACCAGCTAA